In the Mesorhizobium sp. WSM2240 genome, CGCCGACATGGTCGCGCAGCGTGACGGCCGCCGCGGCTATATCCTCCATCTCGAAAGTGTCCGACGATCCGCCTGCGCCCGTGCCCGCCGATTTCCACTGCGCGGTGAGGTCGGGGCCGAGGCGCTGGGTCGCGCCGGGATCGTCGGGAAAGATGTTTTCGAGCGATGCGTCGAGCTTTTCAGCCATCGCTTCGGCGCTCCACGCCGGCTGCTCGGCGGCGAGCCAGTCTTCGCCCGCCGGCTCCGGGGCTTCGGTCTTTTGCAACTGATCAGAGGCAGCATCGTCGCGCGGGTCGGCGCGCTCGATCAGCGGATTGCGCTCGATCTCGTCTTCGACGAAACGCTCCAGTTCGGTATAAGTCATCTGCAGCAGCTTGATAGACTGCATCAGCTGCGGCGTCATCACCAGCGACTGCGACTGTCTTATCTGCAATTTGGCCGAAAGAGCCATGCCGATGAACTTTACGCCCCAAACTCACCCGCGCCGGCGCCGCAAGAGCGCCGGCTAAGAACCGGAACCTATCAACTGGCCCGGCTTTTGCCTGTCAACCCAAACGCTAGCAAAAGCGGCTTACCGGAGCGTTATGCAGGCAAAAAAGCAGCATTTTCGCACCGGATTCGCCGAAATGGCGACCTGACGGCATGTCTCGCTACCCTAGAGGGTGAATCCTTCGCCGAGATATAGCCGCCGCACATCCGGGTCCGCGACGATGTCCGCGGCGGAGCCGTGCTTCAGGATTTCGCCGTCATGGATGATGTAGGCGCGGTCAATCAGGCCGAGCGTCTCGCGGACATTGTGGTCGGTGACCAGAACGCCGATGCCGCGCGTGGTCAAATGGCGCACCAGTTGCTGGATGTCGGCGACCGCGATCGGGTCGATGCCGGCGAAAGGCTCGTCGAGCAGCATGTAGCTCGGCCGCGTCGCCAGGGCGCGGGCGATCTCGAGGCGGCGACGCTCGCCGCCCGACAGCGCCATCGAAGGCGATTTGCGCAGATGCGAGATGTGGAATTCCTCGAGCAAGGCGTCGAGGCTGCGTTCGCGCTCCTCGCGGCTCTTCTCGATCACTTCCAGCACGGCGCGGATGTTGTTCTCGACCGTCAGTCCGCGGAAGATCGAGGCCTCCTGCGGAAGGTAGCCGACGCCGAGGCGGGCACGGCGGTACATCGGCATCGAGGTCACGTCGAAACCGTCGATTTCGATCTTGCCCTGGTCGACCGGCACCAGCCCGGTGACCATGTAGAAGCAGGTCGTCTTGCCGGCGCCGTTGGGGCCGAGCAGCCCGACCGCTTCGCCCGCCCTGACGCCGAGCGAAACGCCGTTCACCACTTGCCGGCCCTTATAGCTCTTGGTCAGGCCATGCGCGATCAGGGTGCCCTTGAACTTGGCGGCATCGGGGCGCAACGTCGGCGCCGCAGGCTTCTGCTGCAGCCTGCCCGACATGCGCGAGAACAGGGATATGCTTTGGGGCATTACTGGTTCTGCGACCCCGACCGGTTCTGCGTCCCGGGCGTGATCGACATCATGACCCGGCCCGTGCCTGAGCCGCCTCCTTTGCAGCCGTCGACCTGCGCCTCGCCGGTCTTCATCTGCACCGTCAGCTTGCAGCCGACCAGCACGTTAGGCCCTTCCGACAGCACCACTTCCTTGCCGGAGAGAACCAGCACTTCGGTCTTCATGTCGAACGTGCCGCGATCGCCGGTGGCCACCTGATTCTCCGACTTGACATAGACCTTGCCGTCGACCTCGAGCCTGTCGATGTTGGCCGAGCCGGTTGCGGCCGAGCCGCCGTCCCTGGCGTAATAGACCGTCATCTTGCCAGATTTCAGCAGCGTCGGGCCCTGGGTGACGCTGACATTACCGCTGAAAATGGCGATGTTCTCCGATTCGCGGACTTCGAGCTTGTCGCTCTCGATCTGGATCGGCTCGTCGCCGGACATTTTCAGCCCGGAAAGCCTGCTGGTCGTGGCGCTTTCCTGCGCCGAAAGGACGCCGGGCGCGGACGCCAGCACCAAGAGGCCGAGCGCCACTGCTGACAGCGGCCGAAAATCAATTGACCACATCGGGGTCTCCATTTGCCTGTTGCGTCGCCTTCAGCCGCTGCGGATCGATGTCCATGCGGACGTGTTTCTCGAATACCAGAACCTTGCCGTTTTCACCGATTGACATGGTATCCGACGTGATCGTCGCGCCGTCCATCCTGATATCGACGGGATCTTCGGTTTTCATGCCGCCGCCGCCAATGTCGATTGTCGCCGACTTGAGCTTCGCCGTCATGCCGTCGGCGGTGGTCACGGTGATTTCGCTGTCGATCTCGAGCGTGTTCTTGTCGCGGTCATAAACGCCGCCTTTCGCGTCGATCGTCGCCCAGTTTTCGGCGTCGATGGGCAGCTTGGCGCTGATGCCTTCAAGCTGCACGACGCCTTGGTTCTGAAAATCCTGGATAGCGCGCACCGCATTCATCGAATAGGGGCGGTTGTCCTTGGTGAAGCCGTCGAGCTTCGGATTGGCCATGACCAGCTTGCCGTCCGAAATCGCGGACCCGTCGGCTTTGACCGCGACCGAAGCAGGCGTCATGACGTAGGAGTATCCCAAGAAGCCGAGCGCCATCGCCGCCGCAAGCAGCGGCAGCGCGCCCTTCAGCACGCGGACGGTGCGCGAATGCCTCTGCGCAAGCGCGAATGCCTCGCGCGACGCCCTGTACCCCGCGGCGGCCGGGACGCCCTTGCCCTCCTGGCTGCTGGTCGTCTGTGCGGATCCCGCCAAATCAATACCTTCTTGTTTCCGGCTCCATGCCGGGCGTTGCCGTCATTTGCAAGATCTCGACATGGCCCCGCCGGATCAAGCGTCATAAAATCGCGAAATTGTGGCTGCGCCGCTTCGCTGCCACCCGGCCTGGACGGCGCACGCCCCGTCTGCCGAAAAAATTGTCGTAATCCTGTCCAAGCCGCCGCGAAAAACCGGCCGCCGCCCGATGCCTGCGACTTACACTCCAATATGGTTATATTTGGGTGAATTGTCAGCCCTTTCCACGCTGCAATGAGTCCGCCGAGGACGCCTGGAGGCGAAAAGCGGTAGCTCTCGCCAAATCCTTGCTCTAAAACCGAACGCCTCCGCTCAAATGCGAGACAAAACCATGGCCCACAGAGCCGACGACCTGATCGACCGACGCCGCTTGCGGCGCAAGCTGACCTTCTGGCGCATTGCTGCGCTCGTCATCGCCGCCCTCGCCATCGTGGCCGCCTCGGCGTGGATCTATGGCGACGAGTTCGGCGGGACCGCGGTCGACCACATTGCCAAGGTCAAGATCGAAGGCACCATCACCGAGGACCAGGATCTCCTGGAGAACCTCGAAGACGTGCGGAAATCCTCGACCGTCAAGGGCGTCATCCTGTCGATCGATTCACCCGGCGGCACGACCGCCGGCGGCGAGGCGATCTTCGACGCCGTCCGGTTGCTCGCGGCCGAAAAGCCTGTCGTCGCCCAGGTCGGCACGCTCGCCGCCTCTGCCGGTTACATGATCGCCAGCGCGTCCGACCACATCGTCGCCCGTCAGTCGTCGATCGTCGGCTCGATCGGAGTTCTCGTGCAGTTTCCGGACCTTACCGGACTAATGGACAAGCTCGGCATCGGGCTCGAAGAGATAAAATCGTCGCCGTTGAAGGCCGAACCGTCGCCCTTCAACCCGACGACCGAGGAAGAGCGCGCCATGCTCCGCGCCATGATCCTCGACAGCTACGACTGGTTCGTAGATCTCGTCGACGACCGCCGCCCGCTGTCGCGCGCCGAGGTGCTTGCGCTAGCAGACGGCTCCGTCTTCACCGGACGCCAGGCGCTTCAGAGAAAGCTGGTCGACAGCCTGGGCGGCGAGCGCGAAGCCGCCAATTGGCTCGCCACCAAGGGCGTGAGCCCGGATTTGAGGGTCATCGAATGGGAGCCGAAGGAAGAGGGATCGCTGCTGTTCCTTGGCAGTTCGCTGGCCGAGATGGCCGGCCGGGCGCTCGGCCTGCCCGGCCATGGCGGCGAATTCATCCGCAAGATCGGCGCCGACCGCTTGTTCCTTGACGGTCTGGTGTCGGTCTGGCACCCTTGAAAATTGCTTGGTGAAGCGCGAAAAGACGAATAAAATCATTCGTATACTGTGACACCGGAACCATTGGCGAGGGACGCGCTCATGATCAAATCCGAACTCGTGCAGATCATTGCCGCACGCAATCCGCACCTTTTCCTGCGAGATGTCGAAAACATCGTCAGCGCCATTTTCGATGAGATCACTGAAGCGCTCGCGGAGGGAAACCGCGTCGAACTGCGCGGTTTCGGCGCGTTTTCCGTGAAGAACCGGCCGGCGCGAACCGGCCGCAATCCGCGCACCGGGGATTCGGTCGAGGTCGAGGAGAAGTGGGTTCCTTTCTTCAAGACCGGCAAGGAACTGCGCGAGCGGCTGAACGCGCAAAAGTAACTTATCCGGGCCGGTGGCGTTTGGCTGCATATCGGCTCTTTGGAAAAACACATGCTCAACCGTATTCTGCTCGTCGCCGTCGTTGTCCCGATCGCGATCATCCTGATCGCGCTCGCGGTCGCCAACCGCGCGCCGGCCGCCTTCACCCTCGACCCGTTCAACCCCGGCAATCCGGCGCTGACGGTGCAATTGCCGCTATTCTTCCTTCTGTTTGCCGCGCTGGCGCTCGGCATGATCATAGGCAGCGTCGCTACATGGTTTCGGCAGGGGCGCTACCGCAAGCTGGCGCGCCAGCGCGCACGCGAGGCCGAATTGCTGCGCGAGGCGGCGCCCCGCCCCGCCAGCCCCAACGCGCCGTCACTGCCGAGCCAGTGAGACTTCTCCGGCGCAACCGAGACAGGACAGACAAATGATGACAATTTCGGCCGGCGAAGTCGACCGGGCGCTGACCTTTCCGGGGCTGGTGGAGACGCTCCGCACCGCCTTCCGGGAAGGCGCGGTGCAACCGGTGCGCCATCACCACACGATCGAGCGCCCCACGGGTGCGGCCTCGACGTTGCTCCTGATGCCGGCCTGGACCGACTTCAACGCAGCCCATGCCAAAGGCGGCCATATCGGCGTCAAGATTGTCACCGTCTCGCCCGACAACAACGCCATCCAGAAGCCGGCCGTGATGGGGCTCTACCTGCTCCTCGACGGGATAACCGGCGAACCGCAGGCGCTGATCGACGGTCAGCGGCTGACGCAATGGCGCACCGCCTGCGCCTCGGCGCTCGCCTCCAGCTACCTCGCCCGCGAGGCCGCCTCGAAGCTGCTCGTCGTCGGGGCGGGCGCATTGTCGCCTTTCCTGGCCAGGGCGCATTCGGCCGTGCGTCCGATCCGCGAGATCAGGATCTGGAACCGCACCCAGGCTAACGCCGAAAAAGTCGCGGCGGAGCTTCGTTCGGAGGGTCTTCCGGCCGCGGCAGCCGGCGATCTTGACGCCGCCCTCGGCGACGCCGATATCATCTCCTCGGCGACGATTTCGACCACGCCGCTCATCAAGGGCGCGATGCTGAAGCCCGGCGCGCATGTCGACCTGGTCGGCGGCTTCACGCCGATGATGCGCGAAAGCGACGACGACGCGATCCGCCGCGCCCGGGTCTATGTCGACACCCGCGCCGGCGCGACCAAGGAGGCCGGCGACATCGTCCAGCCGCTGGTGTCGGGCGTATTGTCGAAGGACGCGATCGTCGCCGACCTGCACGAACTGGCGCGCGGTGAGAAAAAGGGCCGCGAGACAGTGGACGAGATCACGCTGTTCAAGTCGGTCGGGGCGGCGCTGGAGGACCTTGCGGCGGGGATCGCGGTGTACAAGGCTGTGAAGGGCTGAAGACGGCGGGTTCGTGCGCCGTGCCTGAACAAGCGTCCGCCACCGGCGCCGTTGATCCTCCCCCGTTTGCGGGCAGGGCGATCGCATATTGAACATGCTTGCAGGCGGGCCACGGTGGCCGCCTGTTCTGCATCGCTTTTGACTGCCGATAGATCGAGGAACGAGCGGAGAGTGTCGGGAATCCATGCCTCGCCGTAGAGGACACCAGAATCCCCTCAGACATGGGCACCCGGTTCGCTCGCATCTGGTTTGCAGCCATATGCGATTGCCCTCCTCGGACCCCGAAGGCGGTGGAGCGGGCGGGCCGCGAACCACTCTTCACGTGTCGATACGGAGCCGCCGCCCCTCCGATGTGGACAAACCCATCGCCAACAGCGGAAATAACGCTGTCATTTCAATGGCTGGCGAGAAAAATACGCGAAATTTGCGCCTCACCCCTGCCCCCTCCCGCATAGTCACCGGCAGTTTCTCCCGCGGGAACACCGGTCGCGACGGTGATCTGTGGGGAGGAACCGGCGCCTCCGGCGCATGGCTAACGTGGCCATGCGCCCGGGCAGGTTCCGTCCTGTATAGACCGAGAGAGCTCCCGTTCGATGCCCGCCGCCTTGCTGCCGCCCGAATACGACGCCGAGGCTCAGGTCCGCACCGCCGACGCCAAGGGCCGCATCCACTTCGCCGGCCACAGACTATACTGCTCCTTAGCCTTCGCCGCAAAGCGCCTGGCCTTGCTTCCAACCGACCAGGACGGCCTGTTCGAGCTGTGCTACCGTCCCGTGAGCGAAAGAAATCCAGCGTGGCAACGGAGAAGCTTGTGCAAATCACCTCCAGCCCTCTGCGGGAACCTGCTCCACACCATGGCGTTGGGCGCTATCATGACCATCCGCACGCCTCTCGTCATATGGTCGGTGCTGACCGCGACCATCGCCGCGCTCAGCCTCGGGCCTTCCTTTGCCCATGTGCTGGAATCGCTGCCGCGGCTGACGCAATGGTCGCCGGAACTGTGGCGCGAGGCCACCGTGTTCAACGCCCAGTTCTG is a window encoding:
- the lptB gene encoding LPS export ABC transporter ATP-binding protein produces the protein MSGRLQQKPAAPTLRPDAAKFKGTLIAHGLTKSYKGRQVVNGVSLGVRAGEAVGLLGPNGAGKTTCFYMVTGLVPVDQGKIEIDGFDVTSMPMYRRARLGVGYLPQEASIFRGLTVENNIRAVLEVIEKSREERERSLDALLEEFHISHLRKSPSMALSGGERRRLEIARALATRPSYMLLDEPFAGIDPIAVADIQQLVRHLTTRGIGVLVTDHNVRETLGLIDRAYIIHDGEILKHGSAADIVADPDVRRLYLGEGFTL
- a CDS encoding LptA/OstA family protein, producing the protein MWSIDFRPLSAVALGLLVLASAPGVLSAQESATTSRLSGLKMSGDEPIQIESDKLEVRESENIAIFSGNVSVTQGPTLLKSGKMTVYYARDGGSAATGSANIDRLEVDGKVYVKSENQVATGDRGTFDMKTEVLVLSGKEVVLSEGPNVLVGCKLTVQMKTGEAQVDGCKGGGSGTGRVMMSITPGTQNRSGSQNQ
- the lptC gene encoding LPS export ABC transporter periplasmic protein LptC; this translates as MAGSAQTTSSQEGKGVPAAAGYRASREAFALAQRHSRTVRVLKGALPLLAAAMALGFLGYSYVMTPASVAVKADGSAISDGKLVMANPKLDGFTKDNRPYSMNAVRAIQDFQNQGVVQLEGISAKLPIDAENWATIDAKGGVYDRDKNTLEIDSEITVTTADGMTAKLKSATIDIGGGGMKTEDPVDIRMDGATITSDTMSIGENGKVLVFEKHVRMDIDPQRLKATQQANGDPDVVN
- the sppA gene encoding signal peptide peptidase SppA — encoded protein: MAHRADDLIDRRRLRRKLTFWRIAALVIAALAIVAASAWIYGDEFGGTAVDHIAKVKIEGTITEDQDLLENLEDVRKSSTVKGVILSIDSPGGTTAGGEAIFDAVRLLAAEKPVVAQVGTLAASAGYMIASASDHIVARQSSIVGSIGVLVQFPDLTGLMDKLGIGLEEIKSSPLKAEPSPFNPTTEEERAMLRAMILDSYDWFVDLVDDRRPLSRAEVLALADGSVFTGRQALQRKLVDSLGGEREAANWLATKGVSPDLRVIEWEPKEEGSLLFLGSSLAEMAGRALGLPGHGGEFIRKIGADRLFLDGLVSVWHP
- a CDS encoding integration host factor subunit beta, whose translation is MIKSELVQIIAARNPHLFLRDVENIVSAIFDEITEALAEGNRVELRGFGAFSVKNRPARTGRNPRTGDSVEVEEKWVPFFKTGKELRERLNAQK
- a CDS encoding lipopolysaccharide assembly protein LapA domain-containing protein produces the protein MLNRILLVAVVVPIAIILIALAVANRAPAAFTLDPFNPGNPALTVQLPLFFLLFAALALGMIIGSVATWFRQGRYRKLARQRAREAELLREAAPRPASPNAPSLPSQ
- a CDS encoding ornithine cyclodeaminase family protein gives rise to the protein MMTISAGEVDRALTFPGLVETLRTAFREGAVQPVRHHHTIERPTGAASTLLLMPAWTDFNAAHAKGGHIGVKIVTVSPDNNAIQKPAVMGLYLLLDGITGEPQALIDGQRLTQWRTACASALASSYLAREAASKLLVVGAGALSPFLARAHSAVRPIREIRIWNRTQANAEKVAAELRSEGLPAAAAGDLDAALGDADIISSATISTTPLIKGAMLKPGAHVDLVGGFTPMMRESDDDAIRRARVYVDTRAGATKEAGDIVQPLVSGVLSKDAIVADLHELARGEKKGRETVDEITLFKSVGAALEDLAAGIAVYKAVKG